Genomic window (Manduca sexta isolate Smith_Timp_Sample1 chromosome 26, JHU_Msex_v1.0, whole genome shotgun sequence):
GTTGAGGAGTTtcttatagttttataaaataatttggattAGTTTCATTCTATAAATGGACCAATTAGGAGTTGCTAACATTaaggatttaataaaaaaaataattgtttaacaCTTACGACATTTTGCACTATTTCTGGAACACTCTGTATGTGGAGAAGATGAGagaatttcaaaatatagatttttgcatgaattatattcatatttctgattatttttttctgtacaaGCTTTTTGATATTATGTAGCAAATATTGTAGGGCACTTTTAtgatatagttttaaataaattgtcacaCGGCTGGATTTATCAATTGATGTTAAACTTTAATGataagtttctttttattatttttagttggaGAGGATGTATTTTTcaattagttaattataatgttcatCTGACTAATTTCCCAGCCGTGTCGCAAGAATAAGaacagtttgttttattttgttttgtatcgtATTTGTCGCGCATGTGAGTAGCACATTATGATTGATTTGCACATTGTTTTGTCGGCCGTGTGTAGTGCAGGGCTCGTGGTGCTCCGACGCGCCCGCGACACGGATCAAGAACGAGCACCTCAGCGACCACGAAAGCAAgtttacatttacatttttataacacgctttatattatgttggtaACGATGTGAATCAAGTTGTTTTCAGTGGTATTTTTTGCAGTAATTGTTTGGCTTATTagcgagttttttttttaaattgtacaaaCCCAAAATGTTTGTCACATATATAGAAATAACTTGTTTCACTATTTCGGCTATGTTAAATATTCCTTGGTATTTCAAATGGAATTTGGATACTCAGAAGCAGATTCAGAAATGCTTTTGCttgctatattaaaaataagtttaattatgGCATTTACTAATTTACCCAAGTATCTGTCGCAGTCGTACTGTTTCTCAGAGCTATAATaaccaaacaaacaaaaatatctatcaaaaccttttatgtttcataagcatgtacttataaaaatactaacatcAAAGTAATAGCAATATCAAAAATCGAGGCACAACACAATACCCATTCATAAAGAATTCTTTGATGCAATGACCAAATAGAATACAGCAGACGAACCCGTGACGTTTGATCGGATTATCCCGCACCTGTCCGACAGATACGCACCCCAGCGACTAGTTGTAGTGCCCGGCTTTGCTCGATGGTAGCGGGAAGGGTTTTACCGATGGTAGACAATAGATTGAATGGAATGAATGACTATCTTTTTCATCAATCATGAGTCATGACAGTTTTATCGAATACCGAGTAAGCTATAGTTACTAGATAACATCTACTATATGTGATATTATAGTATAGGATGAGATAGTACTCCAAAGGAAAGGAGTAGGACCCTCTAATGGGAAATAGCTTTTCCAAAAAAGGGAATAGATATGAGGTGAGTAAATAAGAATAAGAAAGAACAGAACTAAGAAgtactttaataattttaggaGGACGGGAGTAGGCATAGAGCttacagagaaaaaaaaattatatgtgcgACAGTTTGGTCTCACTAATTGGGTAAAAAGAATGGGAGTTAtgcataatatttcattatcgaAATGATGGTTTCAACTTGCTCATAGCTGTATTGGTATAAAATGCTATGATTTGCAGTTGTTTATATGCACATATAATTCGGGTTCGTTACGATAATAAGCGGTAATTAGAGATTTCTAGACGGGAGTATCAAAATCGGAAATAATGCACTACATCATCTATTACCGTGTcgaaaaaatgcaattaatcgGTAACATTTAAGCGCAGGTGGACTACATAATTAATGGGCTTCTCTAAATATACAAGCAAAATACACCTTCAGCCGACATTGCCCCATCAAATTAAAAGTTTCGATTGCAGCGAAAGTTCCCCATGGCGTCGAATCTGATACTCGAAATAAGTAATACGGGATAATTGCGAAATGCCCCAAAGGATTATCTACCTGAGCGATCATCAATGGGGCGGTTGTTATGGGGTAGATGATCCCCATTGTCACCGCCGTGTTACCCCGCACCTGTGCTACCTTTGATTGGACGCGTGCCGGACGCGTGCGCATCTTCATGACGCACGATGGGGTatcttgatattaaattttgattttatactgAGCTGGGgtgtttggttttttttttaatgattgttatgttaatgaaataatatcagttgtaaTGCTACGTTGATACAAATAAGCTTTATTTTACGAAAATGTGAATTATTAAGCTACTTCCGAGAGcgattaaatattgtaatttatgattGTTTAAGTAGTTTAGTTTCTGCACACCAAAACTCGGTACGGCACTCGTAGAGTTTGTAAAGAAAACTCGCTGAGTTTGCGGAAATatgtaatactaaaaaaatacgacGAAAATATGGTTGTTGGTGGTTGGATGAGTACTCTCGgtggtaatgttaaatataaaaatccagtAACTCTATTTAAATGTTCATTATGTCTATTAAATATGtactagatggcgctgattATCGAGATGTGCAAGGtacaaatatctttttttttataatgtggaggGTTATTAGATAACCTCGTGTGAATTAACATTATCGGACTGTCTCTCCTTGATGTATTCAAAAATCTTGTACTCAATGAGCCGACATAAAGAACTTGCGACAAATCGCATGAATAAAGAACTGTTGAAATATTATCGCTAGTTCCAtctggaagttcttgcgcaatatattgctgcaagaacttgtTAGTCTTAACTTAgctttataataacttttattggcacctattttgtaatattccTGGCTGGTTCTATTCGACATGCCGCTCGTCAAGTTCGCGCCGCCTCCTTGCCCCGTGTCGGCCGATATTCCTACCTTTCGTTTTATGTACAGTGTGCGAGAGGAATTTTTCCTTTGCTTTCATCtcgtttcatttttttttacttcttttggGATatgcaatatttcatttttcgGTACATAATGTTTGCTAATCTTGTTTAGTAACGGATTGTCTTTTTTTTGTCTTTGGCTTCGATCCTATATCCATAATTTCATACGATTGTTGACTGAAAGATTTAGGAAATCTTTGCagttaagtatatataaaagaagGGACTCATGGACATCTGGCCTAGATCAGTCCAGTCCAGTCCATGATGGTCAAATTATTGTTGGATTGCCCATAAATATTGCACAAGAATTGTGTTTATTGACCTTTGAGGAATTTAAAGAGTAGCAGGATGAAGGAAGCTAGCAATTGAATCGATCCCAATTAATAAGGtttattacgaaaaaatataaatttgaaaaatacacgcataataaaatgttgtaaattacaaaaatgcaatataaattttgtaatttcgaCCTCGCAAATATGAATCGATATTCGACGCCCAGACGGCAAAGTCAACAGACATTGATACGATTTCGCAAAGCGCCAATTAAATCTACGTGCAATACAAATCGGGACAAAACGCAGCGAATCCATAACAAAGGGGGAAGTTGTCTATTATATCCTTATGTATCAATTACACCGGCCAAAATAACAGGTGGGGCGTGCGGGAGAGGGATAGAGAGTGCGAGCGAGACGGATGTATCGAGTACAGCCAGGTAATTGTGAGGTTCTGGGAAGCGGTCCGGAGGCGGCACTCGGACGAGTTGCCTGGGAGATTTGGTGCGAAATGGAGGTGCCGAGATACCGCTCGTATTACCCCTGTGAGTGTAGTGATACGATCAGTCATTGTTTAGAGCAGGTGTTAACACGTccagtttttaaatttagaatttaattatttttttaaaatataggcaGCATTAAAATCTTAGGTAGAGTATTTATTAGGCCTTCGTGATTACTTTTTTAAACGGCGATTTTTTTGACTAATTGTAAACATTTACTAATttctaatcatattttattaattagttaattgtatatttttatcgacTAACATTCTTTAAATCTTATTAGAATCTTACAGGGTTACACCTTGttttacttacatacataaagctttatttttaataacttaaaatatttgtcttggTGTCGGtttaataatatcgatataatattttttatgaaatgttttgCTTGAGTTAACTTATAATCTCTATTTAATATCTGATGTGGTAATCTAAGGCtgggcaataaaaaatatttttgcctaaCAGTTACATCTTTTAATTATAAGCTTAATTAGCTTATtgacaaacaatattttggtttataaaaaatgcatttcttttttgttatatttcttaCACAATTACATAATCCTATAGCATGGTTATCTACAGGTTGCGGGTTTACAACAATTATGGGAACATTTATGTTGTCTCTTCAGAATTCGATTACAATCttaaccataaataataatgtagtttTTGTGTTGCAGGCGAAGGCGGTACCGGTGTCAACTACCACGTGCAGTATGTTACCGAGCCGCAGGAGATATACACCCAAGGTCACCAAACCActatgtaagaaaaaaaaaatctattttttttttgggattcCTTGTTGTCCATTTGGAGATTTTTACTGTTATAggcattttttctgttttaaagtactttttaattttatttgacttttaaCCGGCAGATATGGTTACTTATAGGAAGAAAACGTATTTATTGGGAAAAATTTAAAGCGAGATATCAAATTGTATTGGATATCAATTATTGACCTTGGAAATATGTGTTAAGGCTGTATCTGCAATTTCATAATATCTCTTTCCTTTTTTCTCCTTGCGAAGACGGAAGAAACAGCAGattgatttaaatttctaagcacaaaaaaaaacagtttaaattttgGGTGTAGAAACTATTTTAAGCCTAATACAAATGCattcttatttattactttgcaATCTCAGCTCACTCCAATCTGGAAATCCAAGACTTTGAGTTATTTCATTGCGTCTATCTTGTGTTTCTCTTTTGAatgactattttatatttacttaaaaatacagaaaaggtttttttatacttcTGGCCAAATTCTCCACCTATTAATATGTGATTAGCTTATCAATTTGAAAAAGTAGATCAATTATTATCTTTTCAGAAAtgcagttataatatttataatacagagTATTGCTATAGGAACTAGTTATATGTATGCGTTTGTAACAGCGCGATCCGCCATTTTGTGTGACGCCACGCGAGCTCACGCCCGCTTCCCGAATTATTACGTATCGTTTCGATTGGCTTACACatatataagtaatactgttgtcaatttacaaagtattttacaaTTCATGTAGctacataaaaaagtattaatgaCTTGTATTTTGTGTCAagtgtttattaatatattacagagTTTGAAAGTGTTTgcgtaaaatgttttttgttgcaTATATCACTCGTGATCCGCTGTTATATTCTGTATTTTCCAGGAATGCTGTCAATTATGAGTTAGGCTATTTGTTATAACTGGGTTTAGTTTGGTGGTGGCTGAAGTccttagtaattaatataagccaaaattacttaataattgttGATAAGAAGGAAACGGACGTCCAAGTACATTTTCCGACGGATGGTCAATCACGTCCATACTAAAGAGAGCTATAGTCGTATGGCGCGATGTCGCCAGTTTGTTTCTCGCGTGGTGGTTAAAACACTGTTTATCATGATTCTTTTGGAATTATGGGGTTGGCAGTGGGGATCATTAACGTCAGGTTCACCTGTTCGTTTTTtgacttatatataaaaaagagcCGTGGCTTTAGTAGTTTtgtcggtaagatcgtaaaacaGATTTTCCAAGGCATCGCGCGAGGCACCTGTAAACTTAAAGCTCCAGGCGGTGGTCCGTTTTAGCTCTTTCCTGCCGTCTCTgacagtagggtcactttgtcgtgtccATATATATAACGGAAAGAAATGAATGATCACTTTTTTCCACTAAAGTACCCAAATTACATAATGATCAACTGTGGACAAGCAAGATTGTCAGTGTACATTGTCGCCGCAGGGAGACGCTGCGCTCGTACCCGGTGTACGGCGTGGCGACGGTGGGCGCGGAGGGGTCCTCCGGCGACAACGGCTGGGGCGGCGCCTCCAACGCAGAGTACGCCGCTTATGGGGTCGTCGTGAGTGCACTACTTTATGTTGTGTCTTAGAATTGATGTGGgctacaataataatagttaacGATCATTTTAGTTAAAACGACAAAATTTGGTAGGTAGCGGCGTGGCTGTTGTCGTTGTTAATACTGTTTCTCTGTCATGACTATAATGTATGCCGTTCGTTTCGCTGATTTCATAATCAATGCCATTACATATTAGTATGGCCttacttaatacattttagctgttgattaaatactttaatacgAGCGACATAGATTGAGAtactatacttacatcaatgcagtgtgaatttaataaaaaagcaatgaTCTACTAGTAATGTACACTGGCGACACCCTGAATGTCTGTCTATTAATATGTTTGGCTACTATACaagtcataatttgtatataCCATCGACTGCCGCGGGGCGAGGCGTCTCGCCGGCTGACAAGGTGTGTGAGTGTTGTGTGTGGCGGCGCAGGTGGCGGGGGACGAGGCGGAGGCGCCGGCGTCGCCCGCCACGCCGCAGCCGCCGCGCATGCCGCCCGCCACCGTGCAGTGGCTGCTCGACCACTACGAGACCGCGGAGGGTAACCACTTCTCCTCATACATTTAGTACTTGCCATAAATTATCACCCTGACAGGTATACTATGTTATGAAGAAAGTACTTCATTAATGACCCatacaatttgttattttttaattcgaagtTTTTAAGCATTATAGCTTTGAGTGCTGTGATGtcttaatcaaatattatttagcttggattttatatatttagttttttaagacgtatgtatgtaaaactatatgacatttaaaaatcaataataattttgtcatCAATCTCCGCCACATCATATCAGGCGTGTCCCTCCCTCGCTCGACGCTGTACTCTCACTACCTGCGTCACTGCGCGGCGCACCGGCTGGAGCCGGTGAACGCGGCGTCGTTCGGCAAGCTGATCCGCTCGGTGTTCGTGGGGCTGCGCACGCGCCGGCTCGGCACGCGCGGCAACTCCAAGTACCACTACTACGGCATACGCGCCAAGCCCACCGCCAACAACGACGTGCACCACGACGCGCACGACGATAAGACGGATGTGCTCGATGCGCAGGTACACaactttatattagttttttatagGAGCTTAGAACACTAAACATACTGACTTGATTATAAATGGTGATAAACATTAGGAATTTGGTACGAGGAAAGCGTGAGGTGTGAAGGGGCAAGGATATCATTTTTGttgaagaatatttattttgaaaatgttagaTTTTAGCAGTATTGTGACAAAATGATTAACTTGGAAGTAGTTAAGTTTGTCTATTTGAAGTTGAAATGAGTGTCGGTCCCGCAGGAGGGCCGGTCTCGTTCGAGCGAGCGCGAGGCGGCGTCGAGCCCGGCCagcagcggcggcggcggcggcggcgcgggcggcggcgcgtacCGCCAGTACCTgggcgccgccgcgccgcccgaccCGCCCGACCTGCTGGCGCGCGACCTGCCGCCCGACGTGCCGCCCGCCGCGCTGCACGCGCTGCGCCGCCACCACCggtaaccacacgctgtcatgTCATCAATACTAACGGTTCACTATCAATAGCACTATACGAGTTTCATACGTTTTGacttaattacaaattttaaaattgtacagGATGTAAAGGAATCATTTTCGAAAACGAAGATAGGTGGAAATATTAGTGGGTATAGATATGCTTCCGAGCAAACAAAAAATGTCGTGGGAGAGAAACATTGTTtcctaagtatttttttacgccCTGTATAGTGGCAAACATTTTGACGATGGTACGTAGTTTTAACTAATGATGCTAAATTATTTTGAGTACTTATTTATGATTCGGCGGTACGATCGTGAACCTAATCTGTTCATAATGGTGAGTTCTGTATAACTTGGTACAAGTGGAGTTATATAATATGTCTAATATCATGAAGTGACGATCGTTCGATATATAAGTATACGCAATAGAAGAATAATATACTGACATGTGCAGCGAGCACGGCGCGGCGTTCCTGGAGGCGGTGGGCGCGCTGGACACGGCGGGCGTGgagcgggcgcggcgcgcgttctggcgcggcggcggcggcgcgggcgggggGGAGGGGCGACGCTCTGCCGCCGCGTGCTGTGGCGgctggcggcgcggcgcgacgtGGCGcggtggctgcgcgccgccgaccTGCAGCTGCACCAGCGCGCCGTCGACCTGCTGCTGCCCGACGTGCTGCGCCCCATCCCGCCGCATCTCACGCAGGTTACCCGACACTACTAGAATAGTGTCGTATACCGTattcatattcaattatatatttattcattcataaaatctCAACCAAATGTATATCAATAGGCTcagatgtatatatgtaatacaCTTTATACATAAGGTATACAGGTGAACTCAGTGGCATTGACATTCTTTCCTAGTTGACTTTAAGGTAGTAGTGTAGAGATAGCGAAGGCAggtgtatatttatgtatggtGTGTGTCAGGCGATCCGCAACTTCGCGAAGAGCGTGGAGGCGGCGGTGTGCGGGGGTGCGAGCGGGGTgccggcggcgagcgcgcgcgcgcaggcggcggcggcgggcgcgctggCGGCGGCGCTGCGGCGCTACACCTCGCTCAACCACCTCGCGCAGGCCGCGCGCGCCGTGCTCACCAACCACCACCAGATACACCAGGTGCACACAGGGCACTACACCTGCAACACCACACACTATACTATCATCACGAAATGTTGACAAACAGTGGACGACAGCTAGTTGTCACATTTCAGTTACAAAAACTtgccattaataaaaaaaatactacggtaaaatttattcccaagcatatagaataaaaaatgttacttcTAAAATATTAGATGTTTATTCTCTTTCTATGTTTAGATGTTGGCAGATCTGAACCGCGTGGACTTCAGAGTGGTTCGAGAGCAAGCGGCGTGGGCGTGCTCGTGCGGCAGCGCGTCCACTGCGCAGAGACTTGAGGCAGACTTTAAGGTGGGATAAGTAATTGTATATTGTTGTTGTTTCAACttgataattttaacattagtaACGCTACAGTTATTCTTGGGATCGatagtaaataaatgtaaagaaacGATAAAGTTCTATCTTAAACGACTCAAATTCAGGTCAGCTCAACCCTTTGTTCGATTTTCACATGACGCAAActgtggggcgtaggatcggcacagaacgcctttccgtccccacaatgtgtgctggattgcgtgaagggaggtggcaatgccaattaataaggcccgggaggtttttAAGCTTATATTCACTTAATTCACACAcgtaaaaacaatacaaagttCCGGCGAACACACTGTAGCGGCGTACGTTTCGCAGTGCAGCGTGAGCGGTGCggcatgcacgtcgctctctcccTTTTCTGCactggctggaacacttcagggcttcttgtttttcttccttttcttgagCTGATTTGTACTGGACCGAACCGAACTGATTGGAACACactgaatgccaaaattgcacTCACTTATATATgacccggctatcccgtagggagagccgccaaaaatagagccttttgcagcctcattttcacttcctagctcTTACTTTTTCACAATTAAAAGTTGGACCTCTTGAGTCCCCTATACGAAAGTTACACTGTTTTATAGGcaaatcaaatacctataactacgcataaaaataatatgcctATGTGCGATACAAGAAAAgttacattaacaaaacacaagaaaattaaattaatcgaCGCACAAAtgccttaaaaacgctatttactaTGATACGAATTTATATACAATGTCCCTGTTTATGacatggggtaggcaaaagctaAAACTATATCTATGTAAAGTTCCTACACTGTCACTTtaatatctcggtcgtgagatcgctttataacataccactaaaaaacagtcacacacacgtgcgcgggcgcattgtccgtccctctctgggtgtgtcgtttcgctcgacacacctactgcgcatgcgtgagtGCGCTGTCTCTTTCTTTAATATGTGCGTCCTGCACACAAACATCAGTTTGGTGTATAGAATATGATTGTGTTGTTGTATGTGTGCGCAGGCGACGCTAGGTCGCGGCGCGTCGCTGGAGCAGTGGGCGAGCTGGCTGGACGCGTGCGTGCGCGCCGCGCTGGCGCCGCACGAGCGCGCCGAGCACGAGCCCGAGCTCGCCGAGCACGCCGAGCGCGCCGAGCGCGCCGAGCACGCCGAGCACGCCGGCTACAcggcgcgcgcccgccgcctgCTGCTCGACTGGTCCTTCTACTCCTCGCTCGTCATACGCGAACTCACGCTCCGGtacacaaaacaaacaaaaacaattttactcgCTTTCACATTAACTTCATATTAACATAACGTATAAAACTCTGAGACTCCTGCAGTATCTGCATTTTACCCGTGGGTTCCTGTAACGTAATGATAATATAACTAGTTGAAGTGATGCCCGTGTAAATGTTATAATGTTGTGTGTCAGGTCTGCGGCGTCGTTCGGCTCGTTCCACCTGATCCGGCTGCTGTACGACGAGTACGTGTCGTACCTGATCGAGCGGCGCGTGGCGGCGCACAAGCGCGTGCCGCCCATCGCCGTCATGCACCGCGTGCTGGTCtgtacacacacgcacacacttACACGAACGTACACGTACACAAAAACACGCATACATGCCTGCATACTCATGTTCGTATGCTTGGTCGATTTTATATGGTGTCTGATACCTCAATTTTACGGGGGTTGTTTAATAGTAAACTATTATTGATTACTCTAATATCATCTGAATAATTCAAATTACGCTGTCTCGGGAAAGTTGACCTAAAAAACTGGagccattataaaaaaatgaagtagGAAAAATTACTTGATTCAATATCATTCAATTGCTACTGCAGGAGGAAGACGACGATCTGTCTGAGGACAACATGCGCGCCGACGTGGAGGAGGAGGAGGGGGAGTGGGATTGGGAGGACGAGGAGGAAGACGACGACGACCCGATCGAGTGCAAGAAGTCCAAAATGCACTGCGAGTGATCAGCTAGTCAAGCCACGCTTACACCGAGCACGTACTACATGCAGGTATGACGTCACACATGCTGCAATCTAGAAGTCCAAGAAACATTGCGAGTGAACCGCCCAGTAACGCCGCGTTCATACTACACGTACTTGCACGCAagtatgacgtcacatgtgtATGTTAGTACCAAACAAACTACACGTTACTCTTGCGGGTTGCAGGGTAAGCTTTTCTACTAATCGAGCTGCAGACAACTTGCGCTATAGAAATGTGGCTTTAGTGCCAAATATGTGGTCGCTACAGCCGATAGCGAGAAGACGGAATCACGCGCCGGTCTCCAGACACTAGACTCAAGCTAATATCCGTAGTCATCGTTCGAGTAGATacaaatactaattaatttatctgccccgtttttaaaaaaaacagctaaacatattatataggtaatatatgtTGCTTTTTGGAAAAATTGTATccaatagaaattatatattataatagtttaatttgctGTATATTTAAATGACAAGTCGAAACCGCACGCATTATAGCAACTACTTGAGGAAGTCCAAAGACCACAgtagataatttttaaaatattttccttcatgGTGTCCATTATAGTACGTAAGTATACACTGTCTTTAGAGTAAACTGAAGTTAGTCGGAATAGGCGTCGTAAAGTGTCAAATGACTAACTTCGGTCTACATGAATTAATGTGTGGGTTATACGTACAATGGAATAAGAGCTATTTCCAATTGCtccattttatatatatgtcgATTAAAATGTACCATTTTATAGTTAGGTTTCAAATTTCTGAATGTGCTGAGGGATGGTACATTAGAGTCATAACAGTGCAAGCTAAGGTAGTGCGAACTCACTacggaaaatgtattttataaccatattagattataaataaagttaagaTTGTCGCACttgaaaataagaaatatttaaattatatgatagatgggtatataatattgaaattttaggATGAGTCCGTAAATTCAACCTTGAAAATGATTGTGAACGAACAACAATTtgtaatctttttaaaaatactatttcaaaACAGAACAATGTTTAGAAAAACAACTTGAAGTTTCATTCGACTAATTCGAAGTTGGTTCTATACATCTTCAACCTTACAAATAATTGCAGTGGTCATATTTAGACACTGAATCATATTgtctttttataatacaacatCGCATTATAGAATTTTTGTACGTTCGATTGGCTTCACGCCAGGCACGTACTCAGAATTTGAAATATGGGAATAAAAATTCAGAAAATGTCCTCTGCAAATTCTAGTGATTTATCTAAAGTGATTAAACTACCagataattttaacataagtGTGACAACATATAGTAACAGAACTATAATCTACATAATACATTGGTAAGACTAGTTACGTAGTAATAAACTAATTGTTGTTACTTTAGTTTTATACGTATTGCGTACAggatataatattcatatcgGAGTATATGTGTAGAAATTTTCAGttttaatataagatatttcatactaattttatatatttaaataactggACCATGGTATCAAAATATACAGACAAATATAATTGGTACCAATAAAATAGATCATAAAATGTAGCATACTGTCCACTCTTAATAATACCAAgctaatagttttaattatatggtTGTACACTTTTGTCGTTAAATTTTGTCATCAATGAATCACTAATTGGGATGCATTAAGATAGTCGTAGGTTTCGAGTTTAGGTCAGTCTATTCTATTCGTGCGTGAGTTTACATTCGCCGGTAGTTTGCAATTTCGTCATAGACAAGCGTacgataaatattacaataaatcttatattccattattatattgtaaaaatatatttttatgtataaatgttgTGTCCAGCCGCGTATTCGGTGTTTAAATAAGTTAGGATATACGATAATTACAAATAACTTCATGTGCCTAGATAAGTTaatgatgtatttatttgtgtttcatGGGGGGTCACGTCCCCTCCATGTTTCAGTGGAGACGTGTTTGGACACATTTAAAAATTGCCAGTGTTTttagattacaaatatttttatgacccTCCTTTCTGATATGTAGATATTGCAGCTT
Coding sequences:
- the LOC115452427 gene encoding LOW QUALITY PROTEIN: DNA-binding protein RFX2 (The sequence of the model RefSeq protein was modified relative to this genomic sequence to represent the inferred CDS: deleted 2 bases in 1 codon), whose amino-acid sequence is MSQMGFENVFYLENFECAGDEVLVESSPPASPDMAAQLAAPAQGDGAGGDASPSAVRDLIVIPEISNSMHLQHAIQQVSSSVVDVNGDSSGNSSPSADAQHTYITVAMQGSWCSDAPATRIKNEHLSDHESEGGTGVNYHVQYVTEPQEIYTQGHQTTMETLRSYPVYGVATVGAEGSSGDNGWGGASNAEYAAYGVVVAGDEAEAPASPATPQPPRMPPATVQWLLDHYETAEGVSLPRSTLYSHYLRHCAAHRLEPVNAASFGKLIRSVFVGLRTRRLGTRGNSKYHYYGIRAKPTANNDVHHDAHDDKTDVLDAQEGRSRSSEREAASSPASSGGGGGGAGGGAYRQYLGAAAPPDPPDLLARDLPPDVPPAALHALRRHHREHGAAFLEAVGALDTAGVERARRAFWRGGGGGRGGGATLCRRVLWRLAARRDVARWLRAADLQLHQRAVDLLLPDVLRPIPPHLTQAIRNFAKSVEAAVCGGASGVPAASARAQAAAAGALAAALRRYTSLNHLAQAARAVLTNHHQIHQMLADLNRVDFRVVREQAAWACSCGSASTAQRLEADFKATLGRGASLEQWASWLDACVRAALAPHERAEHEPELAEHAERAERAEHAEHAGYTARARRLLLDWSFYSSLVIRELTLRSAASFGSFHLIRLLYDEYVSYLIERRVAAHKRVPPIAVMHRVLEEDDDLSEDNMRADVEEEEGEWDWEDEEEDDDDPIECKKSKMHCE